One Urechidicola croceus genomic window, TTGATTTTATTTTAAAACATATAATATGAACACAATTGGAAATCAATTTTATCAGAATTTAGGAAAAATATTTTATGCTGTGGCTGCATCTGATAAAGTTGTAAGAGATGAAGAATTCCAAACTTTAAAAGAAGTTATTAAGTCTCACTGGATGGATATTGACAATATTGAAGATGAGTTTGGTATGGATTCTGCTCTTCAAATTGAAATAGTTTTTGATTGGTTTAATGCTAATGAAAATGAATTGCATGCAGATGATTGTTTTAATGATTTCAAAGATTTTAAAAAAGAACATGAAAGTATATTTACTCCAAAAGTAGAACGTACCATATGGAGAACATGTATTGCAATTGCCGATGCATTTTATGGCAAGA contains:
- a CDS encoding tellurite resistance TerB family protein; amino-acid sequence: MNTIGNQFYQNLGKIFYAVAASDKVVRDEEFQTLKEVIKSHWMDIDNIEDEFGMDSALQIEIVFDWFNANENELHADDCFNDFKDFKKEHESIFTPKVERTIWRTCIAIADAFYGKNKAEKEMLAKIKEILLG